A window of Periplaneta americana isolate PAMFEO1 chromosome 9, P.americana_PAMFEO1_priV1, whole genome shotgun sequence genomic DNA:
ctgaATAGGTAGTTCTGAGATGTGCCCCGGAAATTAGCACTGACCTATGTAGAAAACGGTATCATTTCAGCACATTCACTCTACAATGTGATTGCAGCCAAAGTTTCGAACCCTTGCTGAGCTTGTTAGATCTTGTGTGCACAAAGCGATTTTAGGGTAGATTTGCTGTTATTTTGTTCCCCCTgtcattgatattttatattgttcCATTGTCTCTATGTTGTTGTTTATATTGTTCCATTATCTCTATgttatccgaagacaggtctgaacctcataaatgacatcaCAAGGCATCACCcacgaggcaactaagtcaggagataatgggatagggtggccagttcctttcacccttcattgcatacatcgctgactagttacatattacgctaatcagatttcagatgtatacaaacaatagttctttCTCCGACACATCGCCAAGTGagatttactgcctgataatagatgtgcatatcagccagaacctcaatctgagGTAATTAtctctatgtcattattttttctcTCAGAGCAAACTCTTGAGATagaaagaaaattgtaaaataaattatatatatatatatatatatatataattttgcagTAGGGAAGATGTTACCACAACAAAGTTTATTGCAATCTTTTGACAAGttggtttgttatttatttttatgtcaaaaTATAGATGTTATTATGTGGCTTCTATTGTGGCCATTACAAATTATTATCTACGCATTTTACTTTTGTAAAGTCTGTGGCTAgtactaaacaacaaaataatatcaattaatataatatatgcatgaTGTTTCCACAGCCAGTGCAAAACTTTTAGGGACGTAATGAGAATAAAATTTAAGAAGACATTGTCAAAAATACAATCATTTTAGACACTAAACAACGAATTATGAAATTATGACTATCAAAACAAATAGACTGTTCATGAAGAGTGAATTGGTTGGCCGGCCAGATCACCGGACTTGAACCCCTAAAATTAAACGTGTAGGAGAATGCTAGAGATTGAGCAGAACTTAATCTAGGAATACCTAATGTTCTGTGGTATTGAGAGAACACTCAAACAACGATTACGGCTAtgtcattatttattagtttaatcTGTTATAAGAAGTTATTTTCAGTCTGAGCAATTTACTACTTTTCTTTCACTGAAGATGCTCAGATAAAGTTGGGTTTCAATGTCATGCACTTGAAAACGAAGGCATTATTCGGCAGCTATTGGTATACCATATAGAAGGCTGTAAACAAGTGTGATTTTAAATCGAATTCCCTTCAGTCGTTGTTGTGATGCCATCTGTTATCAAGAGCTGAGAATTCAGTAAAGGCGAGTCTGTGCTTAGAGTTTCGGCTTCGTCCATTTTTACTcatgaacaaataaatattcaACAAGCAGTTATGTCTTCTACCTGAGACCAAGTACATAAATTCGTGTGCCTTAGATCCAGAGATAGATACATTACTTGTCCACCAAGGACGATTATGATCAGAAAATTATTACAGGACACTGTAATCTTATATTGAATTTTACACTCATAAGATTTATACACTTACTTATGAAAAATCCTGCATATTTGCACACGTTTCATAGCATCTATGTATACCGACACTTTTAtataagactattacacttttactacgtcatactacttttgaccaataaaatgataCGAAactacgtgtttcaaccaatcatggctgtttatcgctacaattttatcacttccttagcatttgtttcttttttttttgctaaaactgcaaattctttatgatactataaaacatgctttgccatGGTCATTTGTTTAcctcatagatagtcaactgaaaatggcggatccattaaaacgttttggtgaagctaacattagtgaaatagaattttagtaagtcaattaatattttattgtattagagtactttatttcgggcggccgggtagctcagctggctacggactggaaggtccggggttcgatcccaggtggtgacaggattttttctcgttgccaaactttcagaacggccccaaggttcactcagcctcctataaaattgagtaccgggtcttccgggtctttcccgggggtaaaaggcggtcagagcgtggtgccgaccacaccacctcattctagtgccgaggtcatggaaagcatggggctctacctccatgccccccaagtgccttcatggcatgtaacggggatacctttacctttttttagagtactttatttcttctaatctttatatactttcctctaatcgtgtaaaagtcaattaaattccactgattttctctagataaatcaaaacctctagtgagattattgttgataaaataaattgtagatGTTAAATTTGTATCGAAATAATATAAGCGTAGATATTAACAAAGAGAATTAAGTGCTACAAATTGAAACACTACTCGAGGGAGAATCTCTTGTTGCTTGTGTTACTAAAGGCatgaatttattacttattttaataaaataaaccatcTAAGGCTTGTATGTTTTAAGAAgcattgtaatatgaagttgcaGTATCGAAGTCATCAGGGATATCAGATCCATACAGAGTTCCTGTTAAGGAGAGTTCTTGTGGCCTACTAGAATGAGATTTCACATCGACTTAGCGGTGGCTGGTTCCGAGGCGAGTTTATTAGAGCGCAAGAACCAATCACTGTGAATAGGGTAAAAGAACTCCCTTGAACTATACTAAAGTCaataataaaacgtcacaacGAATAAATTGTACAGTTTTTGGCCATAACTTGAACATTTGACCGTTTTGATgcaattaaaatcaatttataaCCAAATACAATTATGTATCTAACTTTTCATCGAAAACTTAACAGCTTTCAAGTAACAATTAAGAACCTGGAAATTGAATAgcattaaaaaatatgtatagtAGTGAAAATCTTATAAGATATGTTAGAATACAATCTAttccattaaaaaaattgaacacgAATCTTTGTCGAATATGATCACCACCAGTTGTCAGCAattcttattttacatttatcGTTTACAGTGCAGAATCTTTCATATTATCCagtcagagaaaaaaaaatatatattcccaaCGTCAGAAACGCAATTATTGGTACATCATCTTCAAATAGTTTATTTATCGTAAAAATGGAAATCTGAATAAAATTATTGGAATTACTAATGTTTGCATGTTCAAGACAAAAGCGTCACTTTTAAACTGAATATGTACTCTCCTATAGACTAAGAGATGAAAAGTCGTGCAGAAAGCTTTGTTTCGCATTGAATGGAAGCATATTTAAACAAACAACACCGGTATGCaacaattatatttatattatgaagtCTTTGTCTTACTTTGATGGCAATAGAAATTCAAGTAAGTTGCACTTGCTAGTTGTCTATTAAACATTATTAGTTCTGTCATTTTTCCAAAACAATTATGATTTTCTGACGCTGGTACCTTGGACAGATTGTGACAACGTTTACAGTCATTTAACAAGCTGATAAAGAAATTCCCTTGTATAGTTAGTTACATTATTCCACACTAAAATAACTAAACAGCTAAAAGTGAAATGCATAACATTCAACTCCATATAAAAACGTAAATGAAAGACAATGCTTCACATTTATGTAAATTCTAAGCTAGCTTGACTTACGAATAAcagtgaaaatattgaaaatagccCCCACTAAGtaagaaacaaattttaaaataaaatacaatcataCTCCTCAATGAATATAATCATATCtcattgaaaaatattgtttcaagTATTCCTTTACAAATTAGTATAAAGGTGTACAATCAGTCTTCTAGAGAGAGGTCGTTAACGTCGACACATCACATTTTCCCAACATGTTTAGttctatgaaaatattaacaATCGATTTCCTTGGCATTTTCCGGTTTATGATATATCAGTTCATCTATTCCCTCTTGGAATACCATCAGATTGCCTCAGACATGTTTCTCTTTattgaagaaaaacatatttcttaaatcaaaacaatatgtgCCGGAAAACAcgaaatttttgttattatccTTGTACATAAGCATTAATTACAAAAATGTGCTCTTTTGCACAAGCGAACTCACTTGCTTTACAAAGCGAAGTAAGCAGAGGGGATTACATTTGCGATTGAATTAGCTACGTCACGTGCCTATTCAAACTTCAAGTTAAATAACGCAATAACATACTTTTTTATAACTGTATAACatacttaatttttatttgaatagtGTTTcatcatgctttttttttttttttagtaatagcTTGAAAATAGTAATAACGCTTATGTCAAAGATATAAAATTGAGCGTTTTCCGGCAACCTCAGAATGTATACGATGTGTTCATTGCTTTTAAAGAGAGGATTTTTAGAAAATAAATCAATACTTTTTGACCGAAATTACAATGAAATAGTATAATTTgttcaaattaattttgtttcaataaacaaattcatggacaaagaaaaatgaaatatttactttatcaaaataacataattatagaCTGagttagtcatcatcatcatcatcatcatcatcatcatcatcatcatcatcatcgtcatcatcatcaactgcACGGTTTAGGCTTCCTGGCCTGTCCCGTCTTCACAAAATTGTAAGTTGACTAACTGAGATAGTGTTACATGAATATTGCAACTCATTATTGCATGTAACAACGTATTTTCACAATTTCAggataatcaattatttaatacaTGTGAAACTGAACGACTGTACGTGCATTAAGATACTTGACGCTTTGTTGAGACATACATTCTATAGTGTTTGTGAACTCTCTGGAAATGAAGATGTAACTTAAAAAAAGCAATGAACTTTGTGAACATTCCGAGATATCTAACATCGATTCTATTCAATACTTTACATTGTTGTTAAGTGGTGCGTAACTTTATATTAGTGGCTGattaatttatacataattatgtgaATCAATTCACTTGTATTTGAAAATGTGTGGAATTATTATAAGAACTTTAGTAATAACTTCATAAATGTAGACGAGGTTAATTGAAATGGACAGCAAACTACATATCCATCTTCAACATTATAACACGATATAAGAATTCTACATCTACAACAATATTAAGATgagaaaattggcatatattcatatttacatgTTAAATGCGTGATAGATTGTTATATACTagtgaaatataaacaatataaatatttaaccgATGTACATGATACAGATGGAACTTAAAGAACATATAAATAATCTTAATCATAACAACTCTTTCTTTCAATGTTGTGAATTGCTTACATACCTTAAGCGTAAACGCAGAGAGAAACCATAGAAAAGTCTCATTCTGGTGTATTTTTGTGCTGCTTGATCTACAATGTTTAAGAGATTGAGTCGTAGTGTGTGGACttcataaacaaaacatattatttaaatatgttgcCACTTCTGACTTCATTCTGGTGATCTGGTTTCTTTCTGCCCTTTTATCTGTTTATGGAAAATTCTTAAAACCACTccaaaataaatatcactaatttcTAAATGGCTACAGCCAAACTTATTTTATACAGTTCGTCAAAATAAACTAAATGAAATAGAAACATTTACTTTTGattgtattacattttgtaaatgagACGAAAAGTATGATAGAAATTGTGGAGAGTATAATCTATAACTATAGTTGGCTATTTATATAGTATATGTAATGAAATCGTAAAAAATATAtagcaaaatattaaatatttacaatctTGTAGTAATTCCAGCGAAGTTATGAAAATCAGGAATTTGAACGATTATGAGAATTGCATGAACTCATTAGAATCAGAACAGTGATTCTTTTACGAACTTAAATATTTCGAATAATGGGAACTATTTATTTATCGTAGTCCACACACATTTTCCAGCTGTTCGGACATGATAAATCCTTTTCGAGAGTATATCCCCAATGTGAACCAAGTACGAAAAAATCCAGTGTCGAATATTCTTGTAATTTGCCACTAATGGCAATTCGTCTTTAAAATGGTTAAAGTTATGGTAATCAAATGTTGTACAGAGgcacagaaatatttatacatacaatagtagaaaattttaaataacaaattcattatgttttatatttatcaacaaACACATGTATGTTTGTTATTGCACTGATCTACAATATTCTTGGtgtattatatatactgtatgatgATTTGTGTATGAATATActtaaaattcattttatgtattatgatcactgaattataattattaattaataaattaatgaagtatgTGTGACGAAAATGCTTCTTCAATATCAAAGGTCATAGCATTCATGTGTAACTGTATTAGGAGGTGTAACATGGGGATATTATTGGATATACTGGTTTGGGTATTTCGCGCGGGTATTCAATTCAATTTGAATTAACATGactcttaaaattaataaatcacaGGAATTGGAATGCATTAGTTGCATGTCGAAGTCTATATATAACAAGTGTCATACTCGAATTAAAACATTCGCTTTGAAATAAGAGGAATGTGGTTACCACACTGCTCTGATCCTATTTATAACTTTTGGTTAAGTTGAAGCGTTTTTAGTGTAAAAAATTCATAACATTATTAGAGTTCATACAAGAATTAACTAATAAAAAGTTTAATATGCAAAGACGCCTACTGCAACCTCTGGTTTGTTATAGCTTAATATATAGTTAAGAATAAGCTACTTTTTATGCATTGAGAAATTATGGAATGCTCTAATCATGCTCAATATTACACTATCTTTATTATGTGTGTGATTACAATGATATTAGAGAGCATATCTTCGTTTATGCTGAATTCTTAAAAAGTAGCATTTGTGCAGTATTCATGTACTTTCGGTAGTCAATCTCAGAAAGACGTGCAAGGGATAAATTGATTTGTAGATATGTCAAAAATGTCCACTATCattgtacaaaatatacataaaataaataaataacaaataaattagaTACACTTAACGTATTCGGTAACAATTTTTCACACAATAAATATCTAATATGCTGAGTATATTAAATAAACAGTAAAAGGGAATAGAGGTCTATAAATTCCCATCGTTGAAACTGTTTTCCAAATACTGTTCGCTTATCCTAACGTTCTCTCTTCAAACACATATCAAGCAGGAAAAGGAACACCTGCGAATAATACAATTTTCGTAAGCTTGAAAGCTTCAACATTCACCAGCCATAAAATTGCATGCATTGTTCATGTTTCATCGATAGGCCGCGTGTTTTAATCATAACACATTATCCTGTTATTCATTGTGTAATTTGGACGAATACAATACCGCTCGAAGCAAATAATTATGGAAACATAAATATCACGATTGCATTCATCCACGCATTTGAATAATCGATATATGACTGGTTCCAATACGATGGAAGAACCTGGATTCTCACGTTTATTCTCCAAGAATGTGGTTTTTATTAACAGACATTCTTCAAGAGTGTATGCCATTCTTCAGCATGAAAATTTTAAGTTTCCGAACCAATGGCTATAACAGGTACTCTTGATCTAAACAAGATCATGGTACATATTTTACAAGATCCGATGACGTCAATCTATTAAGGAACATTTCTCACAGACTTTCGGACAAAGTGACCAGCTAATGATCATGTCTTTCTCGTCAATTTTGGACGCTATTATTTTTTGACACAAAGCAGTACAACCTTATTGAGAAGATTTTATGCAATATCCATTTCTGACTTGCATTTATAGAATCGTGCCGGTACTTTGGCCAAAGAATCAAGTTCAGATTCTTGATGTCATTATAGCCGAAGAATCGTCGtaaataattcttctcgggtaAGGGTCGTACTGCATGTCTTGATCTCATATTTTGGACATCTTGAGATATCTTCCGGACCCTGAAAGCAACTCCTGAGTTTCGGACGGCGTACCAGGGCTCAGACTTGCTGTGGTCGACCCATTTGACATGATTTCCTTGTTGTAGTTATCCATTGCTCTGGATTCTTCTTCACCTTTCTCTGATATTTCTTCTTCCATTATCTTCTCCAGATGTGGCGATACAATGGGCTGGACGTCCCCGTTCATAACGTTATGCTGGGTATAAACTGGTGATTTATGGGGTGAGTGGACAGGAACTGTTTCATCTTCATCGTACTCTTGCTCTTGTCTTCTGAGCTCATCTTCTCGATGTTCAAGTTTCGCCCGTTGATCGTGTTTTGTTGTAAGGCATCCAGTTTCGACATCTCTGACCAGTCGATGCCCAGATTTGGATCTTGTCAATTGTCGTTGTACATATTCATTCAAATCGTCTTCTTCACGTTTAGATATAATCTTATTGAGGATTATGAGGAATATTCCAATGGCGAGAGCAAACGCCCCGGTGATGACCAGTTCGTTGAACCATCCGCCTGAAGATTCCGAACCCCATCGCGCTAGATCGCCAGGCAGAAGACCGGATACAAGCAGGAATGCTCCCAGTACCAGGAAGACGACTCCGATGTGGAGCATTCCTATGCTGGTGACCACTTTGGAGCCAACGTCATCGCCTGTCGGCTTCTTGCCGCCGCCTCCGTACCGACGCCCCCGTCCACGGCTCTGGATATCGAGACTGCCGATGCTGTTGCGTGGACTGGTGAAGCCACTCTCCGTCGACTGCGAGCTGAAGCGGCGTTCGCGCGCTCGTTTTTGTTCCTCTCGCCGTTTCCTCTGACGTTTGATGGCCAGAGCCGAGTGTAAGCCCATGGAATGCATCCTGAAACTGAACGAAAGCTCATtttactactattgttacaaaAAACATACTTTAAAACATTTAAAGAGAATAAAACAACGATTATAAGCTTCCAAATGAAATGTTTGAGAAatttgaacaataaaataatattaaatctaACTACACATAGCACCGAACGAATCGCGTAATTCAATTTCGGCGACTGATCGGACTCGACAATGGAATTTGAATTTTATCCATGTGCAATATTTTATCTCGTTTTATTTCTGAAACAATGATCACACATAGTGAAATTTACAAGGGCCCTATTAACAGTCATGGGAATAGTAATAATACGATAAAAAACGGTCTACAAGAACATTTTTGACTTCACGAAATTTACCGTCCCGAACGActaattgaagggctccctgTAAAAAGGAGGTAGCTCCAtttttacaaagttgtggaaaacaacaaacatagtctaaaaattcaaattttgactgaacttctttcgtttttcagagtatgtcgtaggtatctaggagtttcattttatcactcactcatttattacagTCAGCAATTTAGGGGTGTAAAATATAAACCAATAATGGAGCTACTCCCTTTTTGCAGTAAAGTTGGATATAATTAGCCACATTTTGCACTGAACACATATATTCTgcgaatattataaattataacacaAGACATAGCATATATACAAAGTGATCCGTAAGTAATTCATTTAAGGGGGTtactcttcgagatatttcaaagaaaaacgtttaatacaattttgctcgtttttcttccttttcgaaacaaaattgttttatacgaaacattacatattgtgttttgggaaagccattgatttaattcccaatatgcaagtcaatttaagagagcagtgttttatgataggaacgaattttagttttgtctttaaatgtgaagaaatctgatacgaacaaaatgtaacattgtacatgtaactgtgggtccctatcaccacggcatggcgcgtcctcagggtgcggatagaggagacggcctccagatattgagagtagctgcgaatatattgaataagcagtcgtggacagccgataaggggtggttctccagcttgtggattgggcgaagggctaacaactcatcaccgtaaaaaacagttcGTTACGAATCCATAAaataatggattaatcttgcacaggatagggacagatggcgggcttaagtgaggacggcaatgaacctgcggattccttaaaagccatttgtaagtaagtgcaatttctttgcagaacgaaaagttacattatttGTTCTgctcaaatttttgcacatttaaaggacataagtaaaattatttcaatcatttattataatacactgctctcttaaattgactaaacaGTTTGGGAAGTAAATCAATGCTTTTCTcagaacatgctatgaaatatttcatataacaaattttttatcttgaaaaggaaggaaaaaacgagcaaaattgtattcaaattatttgtttgaaataattaaaaaaataataaaaaataaccccctgaaattaatgacattacttacggttcgctcTATACATACAGTAGCTTCAGGAGCTGCCGcctttttgcaacgaaacgattgTGAGCGCACATCGTTCTTCCACTAAAAGATCGGacatattttttaacgtatgaaacaaacaaaacattaattgacaaaaAGTAGagccacttctttttttttttttttttttttttttttttttttgcagggaaCTCTTAAATTTTTCCTATTTATTCTAAGAGTTCAAAATAcggtgaataataataaatatcatttcGGCCACGTTTATTGGTCAAAAAGTAATGGCCTTGCATCTGATCTTTTAGGAAGTCCGAGGGTTCCAGATTCGGGTTGTACGAGTTGGACAGAATTCCCCAtccattcttctcggttttcTTTTCTGGGGAACATGCACATGAGACCGCGCTGTGTGTTGGAGAATGGATTTTTCCTTTCGTGGATGATTGTCACTCTATACGAAAATTCTATTTAAAATGAAAACGTGCACTGTGTGAGATATATTCGGAGAAGGAATACTCTCACACAGAACACGTCTGCATTTAAATAGAATCTTTGTATTGAGTGACGATTGTCTATGGAAGGGAAAATATCCTTCTCCAACACAAGTTCTCACTCTACTATTTCTATGCAGatagaataaagaaaataaaagcaatttTCTGTCTGTACTCATTATACAATCCATATTTGACACCGTCGGTCTAATTAGTATTCCCACATTAAGGCCTACATTAAAGACAGCTGATTATCAGTGATATTGAagatatgaatattaatattttacaaaagttGAATAttctataaaacaaattataaaatacattgaaTCACTGGGTGTTGATAATCGACTAGCTTCAATTTTATCTAAGATTTTATGCGAGGTCACTACATGGAGACCAATTATGATAATCCATGGGCTACACGACGTTGCCTGAGAGTAGTGGACATGGTTTGATGTGAAGGATATTTTTGAGTTCATAGACGATAAAATGAATCTATGAGGGCGGTGATTTTGTAGAAACGCAGAGAAAGATGTCACACTTATCATTACGAATATCGTGGACTTCATGGAGAACGTTGGCAAATCTTGTTGCTTTTCTATGTAGTTACTAACTTTTTCCAGTAAGCCCACGATATGTTCCTGCGGATCTCTTTCTTTGATCCTAATattaatacaccgtgtcccgctcagagggatcgagaaataaatgctcactatttaaaatcagatgaggATATTGTTTTGGTTTACATCTGACAAggtgcagaaactgtccaagtttatacaccaatggtttaaaaacagttgcatgtttatgcgcatgcgcactaacgtttatcgtggaaacaagcctggcgccattcagtagaacattccgtcattggtcCATTCACCTTCACCGAGGCGACAATaaaaagggaatgtgtatctggacatgtgcagaacttttgttgttgatcaactcctccAGAATCGGTTTTTCAGAGACATGGGTCTCCACCCcttactatggagcagtgcgtggcttcttgaatgcaaactttcacaataggttgatcggaaaaggagaaaccttgcctggccacctatgTTATCCGACTTGATGCCCATTGACctttttctggggctttatgacgaatgttgtgtactaacgtggtacagttgacactttggaaaaactgagacaacgtattataaatgcagctgccctaatcactccacaaatgttatggaatattggcagaaggttgagtaccttttggatgtcttcag
This region includes:
- the LOC138706004 gene encoding uncharacterized protein isoform X2, yielding MHSMGLHSALAIKRQRKRREEQKRARERRFSSQSTESGFTSPRNSIGSLDIQSRGRGRRYGGGGKKPTGDDVGSKVVTSIGMLHIGVVFLVLGAFLLVSGLLPGDLARWGSESSGGWFNELVITGAFALAIGIFLIILNKIISKREEDDLNEYVQRQLTRSKSGHRLVRDVETGCLTTKHDQRAKLEHREDELRRQEQEYDEDETVPVHSPHKSPVYTQHNVMNGDVQPIVSPHLEKIMEEEISEKGEEESRAMDNYNKEIMSNGSTTASLSPGTPSETQELLSGSGRYLKMSKI